In a single window of the Synechococcus sp. MW101C3 genome:
- a CDS encoding DUF6737 family protein, with translation MTPSAQFWSHKPWWCQPWSIVGTGLAIGAASLVLLPRWWISAPVVAAVLAWWWLFLVLVPAAAEDGQLMDAGGVTDPGVNESPDLDP, from the coding sequence ATGACCCCATCTGCCCAGTTCTGGAGCCACAAGCCCTGGTGGTGCCAGCCTTGGTCGATCGTCGGCACCGGCCTTGCTATAGGCGCGGCCAGCCTTGTGCTGCTGCCTCGTTGGTGGATCTCCGCACCGGTGGTGGCCGCCGTACTGGCGTGGTGGTGGCTGTTCCTGGTGCTGGTGCCTGCTGCTGCCGAAGATGGCCAGCTCATGGACGCTGGTGGTGTGACTGATCCGGGCGTCAATGAATCCCCGGACCTGGACCCGTGA
- a CDS encoding ATP-binding protein encodes MAASLRSAALLWRLGGFFLGGWGLSLLLLQMLLGSTLGRSQIDQMGPQVALNLRLSELALERFPPSTVSQLSGLQLGVGQPPRPRRRPWWQGQASDALLDRQAAQLQLELCRRLPRCPVVVPTEGENRGVWIELASPLEPVWLYAAIRPQLGWPPDPQLVTLSLVSGSIMAGALFLLLEVQRPLRQLERALGRVGLETQPDRLSQRGAPEVRRLAGHFNAMLERLDNSERDRATMLAGIAHDLKSPLTRLRLRLSLGKGPDLVSSERAKAEADLDDLERITGQFLLFAGGGGSELAVEVPLEELLAELAARYDGRPLELDLTPVQAWVQPIALGRAVANLIDNALSYGEPPVRLRLRPLPRQGFEMEVWDQGKGIAESQRSQALLPFQRLDQARGGHGHCGLGLAIAQRVARAHGGDVSLVTGEPTGFCVRFTGHSLNPRQAS; translated from the coding sequence ATGGCGGCCTCCCTGCGTTCGGCGGCGCTGCTCTGGCGCCTGGGGGGCTTCTTTCTCGGCGGCTGGGGGCTCAGTCTGCTGCTGCTGCAGATGTTGCTCGGCTCCACCCTCGGCCGCTCTCAGATCGACCAGATGGGTCCGCAGGTGGCCCTGAATCTGCGCCTTTCGGAGCTGGCACTGGAGCGTTTTCCACCGTCCACGGTTTCCCAGCTCAGCGGCCTGCAGCTCGGGGTAGGGCAACCACCCCGGCCGCGGCGTCGGCCCTGGTGGCAGGGCCAGGCCAGCGATGCCCTGCTCGACCGCCAGGCCGCCCAACTGCAGCTCGAACTCTGCCGCCGCCTGCCACGCTGTCCGGTGGTGGTACCCACCGAGGGCGAGAACCGCGGGGTGTGGATCGAGCTGGCCTCACCGCTGGAGCCGGTGTGGCTCTATGCCGCTATCCGTCCCCAGCTCGGTTGGCCGCCCGATCCGCAGCTGGTCACACTCTCGCTGGTGAGCGGCAGCATCATGGCGGGCGCCTTGTTTCTGCTGCTCGAAGTGCAGCGGCCTCTGCGGCAGCTCGAGCGGGCGCTCGGCCGCGTCGGCCTGGAAACGCAACCGGATCGTCTCTCCCAGCGGGGAGCGCCGGAGGTGCGGCGGCTGGCAGGGCACTTCAACGCCATGCTCGAACGGCTGGACAACAGCGAACGCGACCGGGCCACGATGCTGGCCGGCATTGCCCACGATCTAAAGAGTCCGCTCACCCGCCTGCGGCTGCGCCTGTCGCTGGGCAAGGGACCGGATCTGGTCAGCAGCGAGCGGGCCAAAGCGGAGGCGGATCTCGACGATCTCGAGCGGATCACTGGCCAGTTCCTGCTGTTCGCTGGCGGCGGCGGCAGCGAGCTGGCCGTGGAGGTGCCGCTCGAAGAGCTGCTGGCGGAACTGGCGGCGCGCTACGACGGTCGCCCGCTCGAGCTCGACCTGACCCCCGTGCAGGCCTGGGTGCAACCGATCGCCCTGGGCCGGGCCGTCGCCAATCTGATCGACAACGCCCTCAGCTACGGGGAGCCGCCGGTGCGGCTCCGGCTGCGCCCTTTGCCTCGGCAGGGTTTCGAGATGGAGGTCTGGGATCAGGGGAAGGGCATCGCCGAAAGCCAGCGCTCCCAGGCCCTCCTACCGTTCCAACGGCTCGATCAGGCCCGCGGCGGCCACGGGCACTGCGGCCTGGGCCTGGCGATCGCCCAGCGGGTCGCCCGCGCCCATGGCGGCGACGTGTCGCTGGTCACCGGCGAGCCCACCGGTTTCTGTGTGCGCTTCACGGGGCATTCGCTGAACCCGCGTCAGGCGAGCTGA
- a CDS encoding response regulator, protein MSRAHTIWVVDDDPELRQLLSSYLTDQGYEVRCLNDGRQLIARLEFQRPDLVVLDLMLPGEDGLTLLRRLRDNQDDLPVVMLTAKGEAVDRIIGLEQGADDYLAKPFLPRELTARIEAVLRRRGNLPAGTPVAGGELVEFGDNVLDLSARTLEREGKSITITSGEFSLLAAFVQHPHRPLSRERLIELARGPDSDTDSRSMDVQVSRVRRLIEPDASRPRYLQTVWGYGYVFVPDGAPRGR, encoded by the coding sequence ATGAGCCGAGCCCACACCATCTGGGTGGTGGATGACGACCCCGAACTTCGCCAGCTGCTCAGCAGCTATCTCACCGATCAGGGTTACGAGGTGCGCTGCCTCAACGATGGCCGCCAGCTGATCGCGCGCCTTGAATTCCAGCGCCCCGATCTGGTGGTACTCGATCTGATGCTGCCGGGCGAGGACGGGCTCACCCTGCTGCGCCGTCTGCGCGACAACCAGGACGACCTGCCGGTGGTGATGCTCACGGCCAAGGGCGAGGCCGTGGACCGGATCATCGGCCTTGAACAGGGAGCCGATGATTACCTCGCCAAGCCGTTCCTGCCGCGGGAGCTCACCGCCCGGATCGAGGCGGTGCTGCGGCGCCGCGGCAACCTGCCGGCCGGCACCCCGGTGGCCGGCGGTGAACTGGTGGAATTCGGCGACAACGTGCTGGATCTTTCGGCGCGAACGCTTGAACGGGAAGGCAAGAGCATCACGATCACCAGCGGGGAATTCAGCCTTCTGGCCGCTTTCGTGCAGCATCCCCACCGCCCACTGTCGCGTGAACGCCTGATCGAACTGGCCCGCGGTCCAGACAGCGACACCGACAGCCGCAGCATGGACGTGCAGGTGTCACGTGTTCGCCGCCTGATCGAACCTGATGCCAGCCGCCCTCGCTACCTTCAGACGGTGTGGGGCTACGGCTACGTGTTCGTGCCGGATGGGGCCCCGCGGGGCCGCTGA
- a CDS encoding EF-hand domain-containing protein, producing the protein MVRLLSLLALWCLVVSPAAVQCQETLQLLRYQQKLEAWFQRLDRDGDGRLTPAEVRGHPFLEINFNRLDQGRRGYLLPSDLAPNQRHFLGNRLQDTFRRADTNRDGQLSPAEAAGFPWLWRQFTEADRNRDRSVSLEELWWLRRSLSPGH; encoded by the coding sequence ATGGTGCGCCTGCTTTCCCTGCTTGCCTTGTGGTGCCTGGTGGTCAGCCCCGCTGCGGTGCAGTGCCAGGAGACCTTGCAACTGCTGAGGTATCAACAGAAGCTGGAAGCCTGGTTTCAGCGGCTGGATCGGGATGGCGATGGCCGCCTGACCCCGGCCGAAGTGAGGGGACATCCGTTTCTGGAAATCAATTTCAATCGGCTTGATCAGGGCCGGCGGGGGTACTTACTGCCCTCGGACTTGGCCCCGAACCAGCGTCACTTCCTCGGCAACCGCCTGCAGGACACCTTTCGGCGCGCCGACACCAACCGCGACGGCCAGCTCAGTCCTGCTGAGGCGGCGGGGTTCCCATGGCTGTGGCGGCAGTTCACCGAAGCGGATCGCAACCGCGATCGCAGCGTTTCGTTGGAGGAGCTGTGGTGGTTGCGCCGTTCACTGTCCCCAGGACATTGA
- a CDS encoding DUF4335 domain-containing protein, whose amino-acid sequence MKQSYRYEQTSCRLRLDGLPDLSASQDGDAIGILTGWELDLIGRPSLEGKRNHLEALLSVVLPYARHLVSGVPRRFGGEGSPVQIEPLGSGEQSRHRLRLFSSQPDTPPLELDFDDAELADLVRCLDQLRLDPRVQLGFTIPTELPLQRREILERVPLRRRLLSPAAGLAALVITSSLSLLVPLPKPVAPGGETRPAATSAPTTPPAQTAP is encoded by the coding sequence ATGAAACAGAGTTATCGCTACGAGCAGACAAGCTGCCGCCTGCGCCTTGATGGCCTTCCGGATCTGTCCGCCTCCCAGGACGGCGATGCGATCGGCATCCTGACGGGCTGGGAACTCGACCTGATCGGGCGGCCGTCGCTGGAGGGAAAACGCAACCACCTTGAGGCCCTGCTGAGCGTGGTGTTGCCCTATGCCCGCCACCTGGTGAGCGGGGTGCCGCGCCGCTTCGGTGGTGAAGGTTCACCGGTGCAGATCGAGCCCCTCGGCTCTGGCGAACAGAGCCGGCACCGCCTGCGGCTGTTCAGCAGCCAGCCGGACACGCCTCCCCTCGAACTCGACTTCGACGACGCCGAGCTGGCAGATCTCGTGCGCTGCCTCGACCAGTTGCGGCTCGATCCACGTGTGCAGCTCGGCTTCACAATTCCCACCGAGCTGCCGCTGCAGCGCCGCGAAATCCTCGAGCGGGTACCGCTGCGGCGACGGTTGCTCTCCCCGGCGGCAGGGTTGGCAGCGCTGGTGATCACCTCCTCGCTCAGCCTGCTGGTGCCGCTGCCCAAGCCTGTCGCCCCGGGAGGAGAGACCCGACCGGCCGCCACCAGTGCACCGACGACCCCACCGGCCCAAACCGCCCCCTGA
- a CDS encoding DUF3038 domain-containing protein, which produces MADATLTESRSPSRLNRRGLERLDLMLLSVEALDLNGGEAMVFMARQLGFGDLFPNRVELWKRRCYNPLRLACRRGELSETETDALISVLCALAERIYPMLRQLLSSSEPDVVSVQRWELFRQRLEELVRERLNPRRGGVQKLLDPAEGARRRLQLVQSLALGAGAGGFDRLKASLMDAAA; this is translated from the coding sequence ATGGCCGATGCAACCCTGACTGAATCCCGATCCCCCAGCCGGCTCAACCGGCGCGGACTGGAACGGCTGGATCTGATGCTGTTGAGCGTGGAAGCCCTCGATCTCAACGGGGGGGAAGCGATGGTGTTCATGGCCCGCCAGCTGGGCTTCGGCGACCTCTTCCCCAACCGGGTGGAGCTGTGGAAACGGCGTTGCTACAACCCACTGCGCCTGGCCTGCCGCCGGGGCGAACTGAGCGAAACCGAAACCGACGCGCTGATCTCGGTGCTGTGCGCCCTCGCCGAGCGCATCTATCCCATGCTCCGCCAGCTGCTGTCATCGTCTGAGCCGGATGTGGTGAGCGTCCAGCGCTGGGAATTGTTCCGCCAGCGCCTCGAGGAGCTGGTGCGGGAACGGCTGAACCCCCGCCGCGGGGGGGTTCAGAAGCTCCTTGACCCCGCGGAGGGTGCCCGTCGCCGTCTTCAGCTCGTGCAGAGTCTGGCCCTCGGCGCCGGCGCGGGGGGATTTGACCGTCTCAAGGCCAGCCTTATGGATGCCGCGGCATGA
- a CDS encoding adenine phosphoribosyltransferase has protein sequence MAALSPSLERAQPPDLRQLVRDIPDFPKPGILFRDLTPLMRDPLGWQEVMRQLREVCERLQPELIVGIESRGFIVGTALATVVELGFVPVRKPGKLPGQVRGVDYALEYGTDRLEIQHDALADGARVLIVDDLLATGGTAAACAQLVEEAGGALCGFGFVAELAGLEGRRRLPGGHPVESLIIYS, from the coding sequence ATGGCCGCCCTATCTCCTTCGCTCGAAAGGGCACAGCCGCCCGATCTGCGCCAGCTGGTGCGAGACATTCCTGACTTCCCCAAGCCCGGCATCCTGTTCCGGGATCTCACCCCGTTGATGCGTGATCCGCTCGGCTGGCAGGAGGTGATGCGCCAGCTGAGAGAGGTGTGCGAGCGGTTGCAGCCCGAACTGATCGTGGGGATCGAATCCCGCGGCTTCATCGTGGGCACTGCCCTGGCCACCGTGGTGGAGCTGGGCTTCGTGCCGGTGCGCAAACCCGGCAAATTGCCCGGGCAGGTGCGTGGCGTGGATTATGCGCTGGAGTACGGCACCGATCGCCTGGAGATCCAGCACGATGCCCTCGCCGATGGCGCTCGTGTGCTGATCGTCGATGACCTGCTCGCCACCGGTGGCACCGCCGCCGCCTGCGCTCAGTTGGTGGAGGAGGCCGGTGGGGCGCTCTGCGGCTTCGGGTTCGTGGCCGAGCTGGCCGGCCTGGAGGGCCGCCGGCGGCTGCCCGGTGGACATCCGGTGGAGTCGCTGATCATTTACAGCTGA
- a CDS encoding DUF2949 domain-containing protein has product MVKSTSPQPVPSSALVRYLRRELGLSENALALGVKQAQLEQAPLPVILWRFGLISLEQLDQVLGWQDSQD; this is encoded by the coding sequence ATGGTGAAGAGCACCTCCCCCCAACCGGTGCCATCGTCCGCGCTGGTGCGTTACCTGCGCCGGGAGCTGGGTCTGAGCGAAAACGCCCTGGCCCTGGGTGTCAAGCAGGCCCAGCTGGAGCAGGCGCCGCTGCCGGTGATTCTCTGGCGGTTCGGGCTGATCAGCCTGGAGCAGCTCGATCAGGTGCTCGGCTGGCAGGACAGCCAGGATTAA
- a CDS encoding FAD-dependent monooxygenase, with amino-acid sequence MGDSLDRHSDHLTSELQARVRGAGPTGALAALALAEAGWLVELEDPLTASQLLALNRAYALTHSSRRLLERLQLWEELAPALAPFRALELHDLELGLQVPFTARDLGRRAASPSTAPASTGSASSGDDAVGWVVRHTPLMELLLRRLEGDGRVQLALGSPGSQTPVDLLVAAEGAASSTRQSLGLAHWRLPYSQSCLSVQVRLRGSASDQAWELFRAEGPFAVLPLGGDRFQLVWSGPAQRMRRLESLDPVAFLDRLAGTLPDGLQADALLDAPRAFPAALELSGGFHRGNTVLVGETMHRCHPVGGQGLNLCWRDVAVLHKLAARTARGRLRLSRLPAAYGRRRWPDVLLTLLATDALVRLFSNRQWPQRSVRQLGLGLLGRLPLLRRLSLRTMTLGPCQLLARWSE; translated from the coding sequence ATGGGCGATTCCCTGGACCGGCATTCCGACCATCTGACCAGCGAGCTGCAGGCCCGGGTCCGCGGCGCCGGTCCCACCGGCGCCCTGGCCGCCCTGGCCCTGGCCGAGGCCGGCTGGCTGGTGGAGCTGGAGGATCCGCTCACCGCCAGCCAGCTGCTGGCCCTCAACCGCGCCTACGCGCTCACCCATTCCAGCCGCCGACTGCTGGAGCGCCTGCAGCTGTGGGAGGAGCTCGCTCCGGCGCTGGCGCCGTTCCGAGCCCTGGAACTCCACGACCTCGAGCTGGGCCTACAGGTGCCCTTCACCGCCCGCGATCTCGGCCGCCGGGCAGCGTCACCCTCCACCGCCCCGGCGTCCACAGGTTCAGCCTCCAGCGGCGACGACGCCGTGGGCTGGGTGGTGCGCCACACGCCCCTGATGGAGCTGCTGCTGAGGCGGCTGGAGGGTGATGGGCGCGTGCAGCTGGCGCTCGGCAGCCCCGGCAGCCAGACACCGGTGGATCTGCTGGTGGCGGCCGAGGGCGCCGCCTCCTCCACCCGTCAGAGCCTGGGTCTGGCCCACTGGCGCCTTCCTTACAGCCAGTCGTGTCTGAGCGTGCAGGTGCGCCTGCGCGGCTCCGCCAGCGATCAGGCCTGGGAGCTGTTCCGCGCCGAGGGCCCCTTCGCCGTGCTGCCCCTGGGCGGCGATCGCTTTCAGCTGGTGTGGAGCGGCCCGGCCCAGCGCATGCGGCGGCTGGAGAGCCTCGACCCCGTGGCCTTTCTCGACCGGCTGGCCGGCACCCTGCCCGATGGCCTGCAGGCCGACGCTCTCCTGGACGCGCCGCGGGCATTCCCCGCCGCTCTGGAGCTGAGCGGGGGCTTTCACCGGGGCAACACCGTGCTGGTGGGCGAGACCATGCACCGCTGCCACCCGGTGGGGGGGCAGGGCCTCAACCTCTGCTGGCGAGATGTGGCCGTGCTGCACAAACTGGCGGCCCGCACCGCCCGGGGCAGGCTGCGCCTCAGCCGGCTGCCGGCGGCCTACGGCCGTCGCCGTTGGCCCGATGTGCTGCTCACCCTGCTGGCCACCGACGCCCTGGTGCGGCTGTTCTCGAACCGGCAGTGGCCACAGCGCAGCGTGCGCCAGCTCGGCCTGGGTCTGCTGGGCCGGCTGCCGCTGCTGCGGCGCCTCAGTCTCCGGACCATGACCCTCGGTCCTTGCCAGCTACTGGCGCGCTGGTCAGAGTGA
- a CDS encoding high light inducible protein has product MAQATTTAPVSATERATIRGATVTTEDGGRLNAFATEPRMEVVSAESGWGFHERAEKLNGRMAMLGFIALLATEFALGGEAFTRGLLGIG; this is encoded by the coding sequence ATGGCCCAGGCCACCACCACCGCCCCCGTCTCCGCCACTGAGCGCGCCACCATTCGCGGCGCCACCGTCACCACCGAAGACGGCGGCCGCCTCAATGCCTTCGCCACCGAGCCCCGCATGGAAGTGGTGAGCGCCGAGAGCGGCTGGGGCTTCCATGAGCGCGCCGAGAAGCTCAACGGCCGTATGGCCATGCTCGGCTTCATCGCCCTGCTCGCCACTGAGTTCGCCCTCGGCGGTGAGGCCTTCACCCGCGGCCTGCTCGGCATCGGCTGA
- the dapB gene encoding 4-hydroxy-tetrahydrodipicolinate reductase produces the protein MTATPPPAPAMPPATSAEPIPVVVAGALGRMGAEVIRAVLAAPDCALVGAIDTTPGAEGDDVGERLGLGPLELAVTADLEGCLCQASQAARHQSAGAVLVDFTHPKVVYEHTRAAIAYGVHPVIGTTGLSPTQLEDLASFAAKAGVGGAVIPNFSVGMVLLQQAAAAAARFYDFAELTELHHNRKADAPSGTCIKTAELIEELGKSFNAAQVEETETLAGCRGGRRESGLRLHSVRLPGLVAHQEVMFGAAGETYTLRHDTIDRSAYMPGVLLTVRRVRQLQGLVYGLERLL, from the coding sequence ATGACCGCCACCCCACCACCGGCGCCTGCGATGCCGCCCGCCACTTCGGCGGAGCCGATCCCCGTGGTGGTGGCCGGCGCCCTCGGCCGCATGGGCGCGGAGGTGATCAGGGCCGTGCTGGCCGCCCCCGATTGCGCCTTGGTGGGAGCCATCGACACCACCCCCGGGGCCGAGGGCGACGACGTGGGCGAGCGGCTGGGCCTGGGGCCGCTGGAGCTGGCGGTCACGGCCGATCTGGAAGGTTGCCTCTGCCAGGCCAGCCAGGCGGCCCGCCACCAGAGCGCCGGCGCCGTGCTGGTGGACTTCACCCATCCGAAGGTGGTGTACGAGCACACCCGCGCCGCCATCGCCTACGGGGTGCACCCGGTGATCGGCACTACAGGCCTCTCCCCCACGCAGCTGGAGGATCTGGCCAGTTTTGCCGCCAAGGCGGGCGTCGGCGGTGCCGTGATCCCCAACTTCTCGGTGGGCATGGTGCTGCTGCAGCAGGCCGCCGCGGCCGCCGCCCGCTTCTACGACTTCGCCGAACTCACCGAACTGCACCACAACCGCAAGGCCGATGCCCCCAGCGGCACCTGCATCAAGACCGCCGAGCTGATCGAGGAGCTGGGGAAATCCTTCAATGCCGCCCAGGTGGAGGAGACCGAAACCCTGGCGGGCTGCCGCGGCGGCCGGCGCGAGAGCGGCCTGCGGCTCCATTCGGTGCGCCTGCCCGGTCTGGTGGCCCACCAGGAGGTGATGTTCGGCGCGGCGGGCGAAACCTATACCCTTCGCCACGACACGATCGACCGCTCCGCCTACATGCCCGGCGTGCTGCTCACCGTGCGCCGGGTGCGGCAGCTGCAGGGGCTCGTCTACGGCCTCGAACGTCTGCTCTGA